Proteins encoded in a region of the Phocoena phocoena chromosome X, mPhoPho1.1, whole genome shotgun sequence genome:
- the GAB3 gene encoding GRB2-associated-binding protein 3 isoform X1, with the protein MSAGDAVCTGWLVKSPPERKLQRYAWRRRWFVLRRGRLSGDRDVLEYYRSQRARKPIRTIDLSECAVWKHAGPGFVRKEFQNHFVFVVKTASRTFYLVAKTEEEMQVWVHSISQVCNLSHLDDSADCVESGSHTPSCVQPSTASSLCTAPAVSSLPRDDPSTSTVATEETGSESEFLFLPDYLILSNCETGRLHHASLPTRCDSWSNSERSLEQVSFDDVFVDGLQPLPSGSLACPSRPGNSSQEAPSTRPPAALICTRHVNGPSRDHFSLPVLESSLNSTVQVDQNQASLPYGVKELDVMSNTPPPRPPKPSHLSERRHEEQLLCGGPSSIKKPDGTVVPRRISLSGLDNMRTWKGDVEGQSLRHRDKRLSLNLPCRFFPMSPPASASTEDSYVLMSPQAAASALGPHCSPDDYIPMSSGSISSPLPKLPADLEPPPVNRDLKPQRKPRSPPLDLKSLSTIREHTSLTRTSTVPCNRTSFLSPERNGINPARFFANSVSREEEQSYMQMEEHGEANLLSSGALTWTRKFSLDYLALDFNSASPAPVQQKLLFSEEQRVDYVQVDEQKTQALQSTKQEWTDERQSKV; encoded by the exons GCCTGGCGCAGGCGCTGGTTCGTGCTGCGGCGGGGCCGCCTGAGCGGCGACCGCGACGTCCTGGAGTACTACCGCAGCCAGCGCGCCCGCAAGCCCATCCGCACCATCGACCTCAGCGAGTGCGCCGTCTGGAAGCACGCGGGCCCGGGCTTCGTTCGTAAGGAATTCCAGAACCATTTCGTGTTCGTTGTCAAGACTGCATCTCGCACGTTCTATCTGGTGGCCAAGACGGAGGAAGAAATGCAGGTGTGGGTGCACAGCATCAGTCAGGTCTGCAACCTCAGCCACCTGGATGACAGTGCAG ATTGTGTGGAGAGTGGCTCTCACACGCCTTCCTGCGTGCAGCCCTCCACCGCCAGCTCCCTTTGCACCGCCCCTGCTGTCAGCTCCCTGCCAAGAGATGACCCAAGCACTAGTACTGTAGCCACTGAGGAAACCGGAAGTGAGTCAgagtttctcttccttcctgattATCTGATTCTATCCAACTGCGAGACGGGAAGACTGCACCACGCCAG TCTCCCCACCAGATGTGACAGCTGGTCAAACTCGGAGCGCTCACTGGAACAGGTGTCCTTCGACGACGTTTTTGTGGACGGCCTGCAGCCACTGCCCTCCGGGAGCCTGGCCTGCCCCTCACGCCCTGGGAACAGTTCTCAAGAGGCCCCTTCCACGAGGCCCCCGGCTGCCCTGATCTGCACGAGACATGTCAATGGCCCGTCCAGGGACCACTTTTCTTTACCAGTGCTGGAAAGTTCCTTAAACTCCACCGTCCAGGTAGATCAAAACCAAGCTTCCTTGCCCTATGGGGTAAAAGAACTAGATGTTATGTCCAACACgccacctccccgcccccctaAGCCAAGCCATCTCTCTGAACGGCGCCACGAGGAGCAGCTCCTGTGCGGTGGGCCCAGTAGCATCAAGAAGCCAGACGGCACTGTGGTACCGAGAAGAATCTCTCTCTCTGGTTTAGATAACATGAGAACCTGGAAAG GTGATGTAGAAGGCCAATCTTTAAGACACCGAGATAAGCGGCTAAGTTTAAATTTG CCGTGCAGGTTCTTCCCAATGTCCCCTCCAGCTTCCGCCAGCACTGAGGACAGCTACGTGCTCATGAGCCCCCAGGCCGCCGCCTCTGCTCTCGGACCCCACTGCAGCCCTGACGACTACATCCCAATGAGCTCAGGAAGCATCTCCAGCCCATTGCCCAAGCTCCCGGCGGACCTGGAGCCTCCCCCCGTGAATAGAGATCTCAAGCCTCAGAGGAAAC CACGGTCACCTCCCCTGGACCTGAAAAGCCTCTCCACCATCCGGGAACACACGTCTCTCACCAGGACCAGCACTGTGCCTTG cAATCGAACCAGCTTTCTCTCTCCAGAAAGAAATGGTATTAATCCTGCAAGATTTTTTGCCAATTCTGTTTCCAGAGAAGAGGAACAAAGCTACATGCAAATG GAGGAGCACGGAGAAGCCAACTTGCTGAGCAGTGGAGCTCTGACGTGGACGAGGAAATTCAGCCTGGACTATTTAGCCCTGGACTTCAACTCAGCATCACCAGCCCCTGTGCAGCAG AAACTTCTCTTTTCAGAGGAGCAAAGAGTAGACTATGTCCAAGTGGATGAGCAGAAGACGCAAGCTCTCCAGAGCACAAAGCAGGAGTGGACGGACGAGAGGCAATCCAAAGTGTGA
- the GAB3 gene encoding GRB2-associated-binding protein 3 isoform X2: MSAGDAVCTGWLVKSPPERKLQRYAWRRRWFVLRRGRLSGDRDVLEYYRSQRARKPIRTIDLSECAVWKHAGPGFVRKEFQNHFVFVVKTASRTFYLVAKTEEEMQVWVHSISQVCNLSHLDDSADCVESGSHTPSCVQPSTASSLCTAPAVSSLPRDDPSTSTVATEETGSESEFLFLPDYLILSNCETGRLHHASLPTRCDSWSNSERSLEQVSFDDVFVDGLQPLPSGSLACPSRPGNSSQEAPSTRPPAALICTRHVNGPSRDHFSLPVLESSLNSTVQVDQNQASLPYGVKELDVMSNTPPPRPPKPSHLSERRHEEQLLCGGPSSIKKPDGTVVPRRISLSGLDNMRTWKGDVEGQSLRHRDKRLSLNLPCRFFPMSPPASASTEDSYVLMSPQAAASALGPHCSPDDYIPMSSGSISSPLPKLPADLEPPPVNRDLKPQRKPRSPPLDLKSLSTIREHTSLTRTSTVPCNRTSFLSPERNGINPARFFANSVSREEEQSYMQMKLLFSEEQRVDYVQVDEQKTQALQSTKQEWTDERQSKV; this comes from the exons GCCTGGCGCAGGCGCTGGTTCGTGCTGCGGCGGGGCCGCCTGAGCGGCGACCGCGACGTCCTGGAGTACTACCGCAGCCAGCGCGCCCGCAAGCCCATCCGCACCATCGACCTCAGCGAGTGCGCCGTCTGGAAGCACGCGGGCCCGGGCTTCGTTCGTAAGGAATTCCAGAACCATTTCGTGTTCGTTGTCAAGACTGCATCTCGCACGTTCTATCTGGTGGCCAAGACGGAGGAAGAAATGCAGGTGTGGGTGCACAGCATCAGTCAGGTCTGCAACCTCAGCCACCTGGATGACAGTGCAG ATTGTGTGGAGAGTGGCTCTCACACGCCTTCCTGCGTGCAGCCCTCCACCGCCAGCTCCCTTTGCACCGCCCCTGCTGTCAGCTCCCTGCCAAGAGATGACCCAAGCACTAGTACTGTAGCCACTGAGGAAACCGGAAGTGAGTCAgagtttctcttccttcctgattATCTGATTCTATCCAACTGCGAGACGGGAAGACTGCACCACGCCAG TCTCCCCACCAGATGTGACAGCTGGTCAAACTCGGAGCGCTCACTGGAACAGGTGTCCTTCGACGACGTTTTTGTGGACGGCCTGCAGCCACTGCCCTCCGGGAGCCTGGCCTGCCCCTCACGCCCTGGGAACAGTTCTCAAGAGGCCCCTTCCACGAGGCCCCCGGCTGCCCTGATCTGCACGAGACATGTCAATGGCCCGTCCAGGGACCACTTTTCTTTACCAGTGCTGGAAAGTTCCTTAAACTCCACCGTCCAGGTAGATCAAAACCAAGCTTCCTTGCCCTATGGGGTAAAAGAACTAGATGTTATGTCCAACACgccacctccccgcccccctaAGCCAAGCCATCTCTCTGAACGGCGCCACGAGGAGCAGCTCCTGTGCGGTGGGCCCAGTAGCATCAAGAAGCCAGACGGCACTGTGGTACCGAGAAGAATCTCTCTCTCTGGTTTAGATAACATGAGAACCTGGAAAG GTGATGTAGAAGGCCAATCTTTAAGACACCGAGATAAGCGGCTAAGTTTAAATTTG CCGTGCAGGTTCTTCCCAATGTCCCCTCCAGCTTCCGCCAGCACTGAGGACAGCTACGTGCTCATGAGCCCCCAGGCCGCCGCCTCTGCTCTCGGACCCCACTGCAGCCCTGACGACTACATCCCAATGAGCTCAGGAAGCATCTCCAGCCCATTGCCCAAGCTCCCGGCGGACCTGGAGCCTCCCCCCGTGAATAGAGATCTCAAGCCTCAGAGGAAAC CACGGTCACCTCCCCTGGACCTGAAAAGCCTCTCCACCATCCGGGAACACACGTCTCTCACCAGGACCAGCACTGTGCCTTG cAATCGAACCAGCTTTCTCTCTCCAGAAAGAAATGGTATTAATCCTGCAAGATTTTTTGCCAATTCTGTTTCCAGAGAAGAGGAACAAAGCTACATGCAAATG AAACTTCTCTTTTCAGAGGAGCAAAGAGTAGACTATGTCCAAGTGGATGAGCAGAAGACGCAAGCTCTCCAGAGCACAAAGCAGGAGTGGACGGACGAGAGGCAATCCAAAGTGTGA